ACCACGTACGGCTGGGCACCTCGACCTGGTCGTATCCCGGCTGGGCCGGCATCGTCTGGGACGGCGCCTATGCCGAATCACGGCTGGCCAGGGAAGGGCTCACGGCCTATGCCCGTCACCCGCTGCTGCGCACCGTCTGCGTCGACCGTGCCTTCTATCGCCCGCTCAGCGCGATCCAGTACGCGCGGCTGGCGGCCATGGTGCCGCCCGATTTCCGTTTCGTGGTCAAGGCGCCGAGCCTGGTGACCGATGCACTGGTGCGCGGCGAGGAAGGCCGCGGCCGCCAACCGAACCCGGCCTTCCTGGATCCGGCGCTCGCGGTGCACGAGTTCGTCCGGCCGGCGCTCGAAGGCCTGGGTGAAAAGACCGGCGCACTGGTGTTCCAGCTCAGTCCGCTGCCGCTGCCGCTGCTCGCCCGCCGGGACGAGGTGTTCGATCGCATCGCAGCGATGTTGCGCGCCCTGCCCTCGCTGCGCCCCGATGCGCCGGACGGCGTGATCGCGGTGGAAGTGCGCGACCCCGAACTGCTCACCCCGGCGTTCGCCCAGCTGCTGCGCGACGCCGGCGCCACCTACTGCCTGGGGCTGCACCCCAAGCTCCCGCCCATCGCCGAGCAGCTGCCGATGCTGCGCGCGCTCTGGCCGGGGCCGCTGGTCTGCCGTTGGAACGTGAACCGCCGCCACGGCGCCTACGGCTACGAGGACGCCGAAGCGCTGTACGCACCGTTCGACAAGATGGTCCATCCCGACCTCGACATCCGCACGGCCCTGGCCCGGGTGATCGCCGGCACCGCGGACGCCGCGCAGAACGTGTACGTCACGATCAGCAACAAGGCCGAGGGTTCGGCGCCGCTGAGCGTGCGGGCGCTTGCCGAGCAACTGCAAGGGACCTCTGGCCGGGCAGCGGCCTAAACCAGGGCCGGGTCGGATTGATAGCGCTCGTGGCCCTCCGCCCGGGCAATCAGATAGGCCGCACTGCTTGCCGCGATCTCGAGCCGCTTCACGTCGCGCGCGGTGAAGGTGCAGCCGCCGCCGATGTTGAAGCCGCACAACATCCCGTATAGCCGCCCGTTGGGCAGGCGCACCGGCACGCCGATATGCGCCCCGAGTGCGGTGTACTCCACCGACAAGCCCTGCGCGTGCGCGATCGCCTGCACACTGGGAATGAGCGCGGGCAGACGGCAGTCCAGGATGCGTTGGCAGATGGTGTCGGGCAGCGGATGAGAGCCCCCGACATCGATCGGGGACGGCGCCAACACCGTGTCGATATACCTGAAGACCCGACGCCCTTTGACGATCTCCCCGACGAACACGACATCGAGTTCGAGCAGTTCCCTCACCACATGCAGCAGTTCGCCGATCGCCCGGTGCACCGACACCTCTTCGGCGCGGAACGACGCATGCGCCGTGACCAGACAGACGTCGGCCTCGTCGAGCAGCGGGAAGTTGGAAATGAGGGGGTCGTGTTGCATCGTCGCGATCGGTGACTCGATGGTAGGCCGCGCCATGGCAGGCGCCTGCGCAGTACGTCGCATATCCAACACTCGAATGCCGTGATGTGTCGATAGCGTGACTTCCGTTGTCAGGCATTGGTTCTCCCGTCGACGATGCGCCTGCAGCACCGCGTCCTTCAGCCTCTCGCGGCGCTGCCGATATACCTGGAGACATGTCCAAGCAGAAGCCATCCTCCATCCCCGAGCTCACGTCCGAGATACCGCGCGAGCGTGTGATCCAGGACGATGGCGCCTTCCTCCTGGTGTCGACCAAAGGGCTCCCCTATGCGCACACCTGCGGCCTGCTGATCCGCCGGTGCGCGCTCTCGGACGCGGCGCCGTTCGGCTACGAATGCCTCGGCCAGTACCGGCAACTGCGCAAGTCACTGTGGCATGCGTGCCTGGACAGTCGCATCCCCGATGCAGACGGCCGCACCGAACGCTCGACGGGCATTTACGCGAGCGAGCTCGACGCGCTGGTGAACCTGTGGGCCAGCCGACGCCTTCCGCAGCTGGGCCCCTTGCTGTAGGGGCGCCATGCGCGGTACGACGGTTCAGCCGTGGTACGCCCGAGTCCGTTAACAAGCCAGAGGCGATCGTGCCCAGGCACCGACCGACTGCATGAAGCGATCCGCCGCCTGCAACTGGGTGGCGTAGATCCATTCGTCCGGCTGGTGTGCCTGCGCGATCGAGCCGGGGCCGCACACCACCGTGGAAATGCCGACCTGCTGGAAGAAGCCCGCTTCGGTGCCGAACGGCAGCTCCGCCGCCGGCCAGAGCGCGCCGAGTTCGCGCGCGACCGCGACGGCCGCGTCGTTGTCGCGCATCGACAGCGCCGGCACG
The sequence above is drawn from the Variovorax sp. J2L1-78 genome and encodes:
- a CDS encoding DUF72 domain-containing protein, producing MQDSLFPDLPDEAGAPSPSPAATPAPRAARAGAIAAQPVAPALQATADALSHHVRLGTSTWSYPGWAGIVWDGAYAESRLAREGLTAYARHPLLRTVCVDRAFYRPLSAIQYARLAAMVPPDFRFVVKAPSLVTDALVRGEEGRGRQPNPAFLDPALAVHEFVRPALEGLGEKTGALVFQLSPLPLPLLARRDEVFDRIAAMLRALPSLRPDAPDGVIAVEVRDPELLTPAFAQLLRDAGATYCLGLHPKLPPIAEQLPMLRALWPGPLVCRWNVNRRHGAYGYEDAEALYAPFDKMVHPDLDIRTALARVIAGTADAAQNVYVTISNKAEGSAPLSVRALAEQLQGTSGRAAA
- a CDS encoding GAF domain-containing protein, with translation MARPTIESPIATMQHDPLISNFPLLDEADVCLVTAHASFRAEEVSVHRAIGELLHVVRELLELDVVFVGEIVKGRRVFRYIDTVLAPSPIDVGGSHPLPDTICQRILDCRLPALIPSVQAIAHAQGLSVEYTALGAHIGVPVRLPNGRLYGMLCGFNIGGGCTFTARDVKRLEIAASSAAYLIARAEGHERYQSDPALV